Within the Prevotella scopos JCM 17725 genome, the region GAAAGAGTAGGGGATTGGGTGATGTAGATGCGGCTAAGGTAGCTACGCGTACACTCTTCGAGCAGGAGATGATGCGTGAGCGTATGCGTGAGTTCCCTGGTATGGGACAAACCTTCTATGCGTTGAAGCACTATAACCGTAGTTTCACTGACTTCAGAAATATCGACACGTATCAGCCTTCTGATGCCATCTTCAATCTCCCTTGGCCAGATAGAGAGAATGAGTATGGTGACCAGGCGATACATAACGAATAGTTCATATCAAAGAGTTAGCATGGTTTAGCACTGCTAAACGAGGTGAGCAAGGCTACTTGTAAGAAGCGTTTAGCATAGCTAAATCACTGACTTGACAGTATAAAAGAAGAGATATAAACATAAAAACAAATATTGTAATCCGATAATACGTAAGTAGTATAAGTTCTTTGATGGGCTAACTAATATGCAGCACCATTGGTGTTAGCCCTCCGCACCATGCGTGCTGAGCCTCCGCACCACATGTGCGGGTCCTTAGCACATCAGCAAAACATGGGAAAGCGAAGTTGTCACAGTCCTATATAATAAGGAAGAAAAGGCTAAGCTACATGGAATTTGTTTATCGGACAACACTAAAAAACAAATGATTATGTATAAATCAATCACAAACTTCTTCGCTATCGGTGTCATTGCATTGTCGTTGGCAGCGTGTTCAAACGATGAGTACAAAGGTGAATACTCAAAGGATGGTACTTTCGAAGGAGCAAACCAGGTTTATTTCGACCTCAATAATGCTTCTGACACATTATATAACTATTCGTTCGGAACACAGCCTACGAGCGTGATGTCAGACACGGTTACTGTAAAAGTTAAACTTGCAGGAGTGAGAAAGTCACAGGCTCAACATTATAAGGTAGTTGTTGACCCAAGTAGTTCTGCCAAAGCAGGAGTACACTTTGAGGCAATCAATAGTGATCAAGTAATTCCAGCCGATAGTCTTGCATCAAGTTTTCGTGTAGTTCTTTTGCGTCAGAATCTTAGTGATACTAAGAATGAAAATATTCGTCTTGTTCTGCGTTTGGAAGCATCTGACGACCTTGGTGTCCGTTTCCCTAATGCACTAAAGAGAACGATTACTTTTGATAATGTGCTTGAAAAGCCATATTGGTGGGACAATCCTACGCTGCAAGCAATGGGTCTTCCTGCTTATACACCAGCTAAGTATCGTTATCTACTGTCTTTGTATAACTCAGATGCAAGTGAGATTGAGAAGGCAATACGTAATACAAGAAGTTGGACACAGCTTTATAGAAATATTCAGAAGTTGAAGGCTTACTTTGCAGCCAACCCAGAATAAGCACGTTCATTGATATAACGATTAAAATAATTGACGAATTATGGTAAAGAAATATTTATTTATCTTAGCTGCAACAGCCCTTACCTTCACTTCTTGTATCAAGGATGATTCAACAGAAGGAGGCGATGGTGTGTCTGTAATCAGTCTGCAGACACCTCTGAATAGCAGTTATACACTTAATCAGGGTGATACTTTGAAAATCAACCCAGCGGTGTTGCAAAGCAATGGAAAGCAGAAACTCACCTACGAATGGGAGATAAATCATAAGTTGGTCTCAAGTGATTCTGCACTTGTTTATCCTATTCAGAATTCAGGAAGCTACACTGGACGTCTTCGTTTGAGCAATGGTCAGAATATTCAGATCTATGAGTTCAATGTGAACGTTGAGTATGCTTATACAAAGGGTGTTTATCTCTTGGCTGAAAATAATAGTAAGTCAATCCTTTCATATGTACCTACAGAGGATGTAAACAAGAGTTTCCACCTTGATGTGTTGGCTCCTAACAATCCTAACATTAACTTTGGTACACCTTGCTCAATGGCATGGAACAAGACTATTGGTGGTCAGGCAAACAATGTTCTGATTATTGCAGCAGGTAATCCATCAACACTTTACCAGCTTGATGGTTATGAAATGTTGTCACTTTTCCAGACTCCTGTCGGCGAGAAGGTGATACAGGTGGAGGCAAACTCTGATCCAGGTGCACCAAAGGCAATGGCTATCACTAAGAATAACTTGTATTCATTGGGTCTGAACACAACCAACTTGATTTCACAGACTTCACGTTTCACAAGTTCTACAGGTGGTTCAGTTACATTTGCAAACCGCATGACTCCATGGTGGAGAGACGACCTCTTCTATGCACATGGCGATGCTTACTTTGACAATGCACATGGTTCTCTGTTGGCAATGGCTATTGAGAATACATCTGTTTCTGCAGAAATCTTGAAGGGAACCTTTACTGGTGATACGTTAGTAGGTATGGGTAGTGTTAACAAACAGCGTAACCTTGCACTGATTACCAATCAGGCAAGTACGGGAACATTCTACTTTACGTATATCTTCCCAGGCTATTACTCTTCAACAGCAGATAAGAGAATTGCAGCCAACGTACTTTATCGTGTTGCAATGCCTTCTACCTCTGGTATCGCTAATAGGTCTGTAGTACGCTCGGCTCGTAGCAAGAACATTGTTTATTACACTAATGGCAATGCTGTCTATGCACATAACGTACTTGCCAATAGCAACTTCCCGACTGCAGCACTGTTCACTGTAGGTAGCAGTTCTGAGAAGATTGTAGATATGGTGTTCTCAGATGATGATAATCTCATCTATGTTGCAACCAATGATACATCGGCATCTATGCCAGGTAGTCTATACTGTTATGACACGCAGACAAATGCTCTACGTTGGTCAAAACAGCACATTACGGGACGTATTGTGAAGGCATTATTCAGAAATAAATAACATACAAATGATAAGAATGAATTTCTCATTTAAGAACTCTTTACTTGGAGGGGCATTACTGCTCCTCCTTGTATCGCAAAGTACTATTGCAAAAGCTGATGATGACAAGTCTAAGTCTAAACCGAAGAAGGAGACAAAGTATGACCGTCTCTTCAAAGATAAAAAGACTGAGACGGCACGTAGTAAGTTTATTACTGTTCATAAGCTTGATAACAAGATTTACTTTGAGTTGCCACGTACTTTGTTGAAGAAGCAGATGATGCTTGGTGGAGTAGTAAACTCGACAACTGATGCATCTACAGTTACTGTTGGTTCAACAAGTTCTAATCCTGTTTTGTTCTATTTTGACATACAGGATAGCTCTGTAGTGATGAAGACTCCTAACAATGTTCTTTTCAAGGAGAATGCTAATTCAGCAGACCTTGATAATGCATTGTCGCTGAATTATCGTGATGGTATTTGGCAGGGCTTTAACATTATGGCTTATAACAACGACAGCTCTGCAGTTGTCTTTGATGTAACTTCTTTGTTAGGTAAACCAACTAACCTCATATCGGTTATGCCAACAAAGAATGGTAACTATAGTATCAAGGCTACTCCAAAGCCTGAACTATCGTTCATTCGTGGTATAAAGAGTTTTGATACAAACATTATTGTTAATAATGACTTCACTTATGGTGTGTCTACTTCTCTGATGTCTATGCCTATCGGAGGTGAACGTCCTACAACTGTTGGTGTTAGTTATAGCGTAGCACTTGTGCCAGAGTCTGCAATGCGTCCACGTATTATGGACTCACGTATCGGTGTTAACTACTCAGTTCGTTTGGGAATACCAAAGGAAGGTGCAAGTACGAAGCGTATCTTCTACTCTCATCGTTGGAATCTTGTACCAAAGGATAAGAAGGCTTATGCAAAGGGTAAGTTGGCTCAGCCTGTTAATCCAATCCGTTTCTATTTGGATAATACCTTCCCTGAGGCATGGAAACAACCTATCCGTGAAGGTGTTCTTGAGTGGAATAAGGCTTTTGAAAAGATAGGCTTTAAGAATGCTATTGAAGTTGTTGACTTCCCTCAGAAGCAAGGTGATTTTGACCCAGATAACATTCAATATTCTTGTATTCGCTATATACCAAGTGGTTCTTCATCAGCTCCAAAGAGTGATATCCATGTCAATCCTAATACAGGTGAGATCATGGCTGCTTCTATGTTCATCTATTCTGATGTCGAGAAGTTGTTACATAAGTGGCGTTTAATTGAGACTGGTGCTGTTGACCCATCAGTACGTAGCAACCGTTTGTCAGCTGCTAAGTTTGCTGAAGGCTTGAAGATGTTGGTTACAAAGGAAACGGGTAGTATGTTAGGACTCTTGGATAACCTTGGTGCTTCAGCTACTTATTCTACTGATTCATTGCGTAATGCACGTTTCACGAATACCATGGGACTTGCTCCTTCTGTTATGGATGACGTTCATTACAATTATGTTGCACAGCCAACAGACAATGGTGTACGTCTTGCTCCAACAGGACTTGGCATGTATGACTACTTTACAATTGATTGGAACTATCGTTACTTTGATACTGATAATGTTTCTATCAATGATGAGAAGAATACACTTGAGGCGTTTGTTGACAAGAAAGTGACCAACCCACGTCTTCGTTATTATGCTGAGCGCAATGCTAAGTGGGACCCACGTCTTGCTGCAGGAGCACTTGGTAACGATATGATTGCAAGTGCAAACCTTGCAAATAAGAACTATACAATCGTTGAAAACAATCTCTCTAAGTGGATTAAGAACGATGAAGATACTCGTATCAAGGATCAGTTGTACCTGCAGATATCACAGAATCGTTACGCTTTGTTCAAGCAGGTGTTGAGTAATGTTGGTGGAATGTACCTCAACAATATGAAGATTTCAGCAGGAGTACCACAGTATCAGGTTGTTTCTAAGGAACTTCAGCGTCGTTCACTCTTGTGGTGTTTGCAGGAAGCTATGAACTTCAAGAAGTATGCTAACCGTGACTTCGAGCGTAAGGGCTACTTGTCAGTAAGCTATTATGACCAGAGTTTGGAGTTTATGGGTTACGATTTGATGGCAGCACGTATGCGTGTAGCTATCACTTCTTACTTGAATCCAAACAGTTACACACAGAAAGAGTACTTTGATGATATCTATAACACCCTCTTTAAGAGTGTTGCTGAGATGCGCGCACCATCTCAGGGCGAGCGTGTTTTGCAGCGTGCATTCATGAGTCAGGCACAGAGTGTTGTTTCTAAGGCTACTGGAAACGGTGGTTCTGGTGGTGGTTCTGGTTCCAGCATGGCTTTGAAGGGTGATGATCTTGGTGCTACTCCAGGCTTTGGTGACCCATCTCAGAATCTTGCTCCAACAGTTGATATCACACTCGCAGACAATTCAGAGCTTTACTTCTACAACTGTCTTTTGAAGTTGAGAACAGCTTTGGAGAAATGTTTGAAGGCAAACTTGCCACTTGAAGCGCGTACACACTATGAGATGATGCTCTTCAAAATCAATAAGACAATGGAGGTGAAGAAATGAGAAAGACTTCATTTTTATCAATGAAATCGGTTCATGTAACCCTATTAGCAGTGGGCTTCTTGAGCCTTTCACTATCAGCACAGGCTTTCCCTTTCTTTAAAAAGAAGAAAAAGAAGGCTACAACCACTACTTCTGTGGTGAAGAAAGATGCCTATGAGCGTATTCTAACCGAAGAGAAGACGGACTCTGCAAAGGGACCATTCGTTTCGTTCTATAGAACAGGTGAGAAACTCCTCATGGAGTTGCCACCTTCTTCTATTGGGCGTGACATGCTTATTGGTGCAACAATTTCATCTGTATCAAGCCCACAGTTTGCTGAGGTTGGTACTCGTGCTGGTTCTGTTTCACACGTACGCTTTGTAGAGAAGGATAGCTCTATCGTAATGCAGGCTATCAACTCTGAATTACTTGATGCCCTACCAGCAGGTAATGCGAAGCAGGCACAGGCTACGAACTATCGTAACCTTGACTTCTATAGCTTCCCTATCAAGGCAAGAAACAAGAAGACTGGAGGTATTCTCTTTGATGTTTCTTCTTTCTTCTTGAGAGAGAGCAAGTACTTCCCTGTGATTGCAAAGATAGCTGGTCCATATCGTGTGGATGCTGACTTAAAGCCAGAGTGGATTAAGGTAACTTCTTTGAAGTCGTTTGCAAACAATGCTTGTATCTCGATGGAGCGCAACTATGTTACCAACATGACTGGTAATAGTGGTAATGTTGCTATTAGTAATCATCCAGTTTCTATTGGTGTACAGTTTACTTTGGCTCTCCTACCAGAGGATAAGATGACTCCTCGTCTAAGTGATACTCGTCTTGGCTACTTCCTTACACCGAAGTCTATCGTCAATGACAGTCTTATCGACCATGCAAGCTTTATCAATCGTTGGCGTTTAGAACCTAAAGATCCTGCAGCTTACTTTGCTGGTCAGCTCAGCGAGCCTGTAAAACCTATTGTGTTCTATATCGATAATGCGTTCCCTGAAAAGTGGAAGCCAGCGATGCGGAATGCTGTTCTTAGATGGAATAAGGCTTTCGAGCGTATCGGTTTCAAGAATGTGATGCAGGCTGTGGACTTCCCAACCAATGATCCAAACTTCGATCCTGATAACTTCCAGTATTCTTGCATTCGTTATCTGCCTACTGCTACAGAGAATGCAATGGGTCCATCATGGGTTGATCCACGTACAGGTGAGATTATCACAGCGACCGTATTGGTGTATAATGATGTTGTGAATGTCATCAATAGCTGGCGATTTATTCAGACATCACAGCTTGATCCTGCTGCACGAACATTGGATATGCCTGATAGCATTTTGCTTCCAACATTGGAGTATATTGTGACTCACGAGGTAGGACATACACTCGGACTGATGCACAACATGGCTTCATCGGCTGCAATCCCAACTGATTCGCTCCGTTCAGCAAGCTTCACACAGAAGTATGGTACGACAGCATCTATCATGGACTATGCTCGTTTCAATTATGTTGCACAGCCAACAGATAAGGGCGTGTCACTGACTCCTCCTGAGTTGGGTGTCTATGATAAATATGCTATCGAATGGGGCTATCGTGTCTTCCCTAATTCAAAGAGTTTCAGAGATGATGTAAAGCCATTGATGGCACTTGTTGAGTCTCATGATAATGACCCAATGTATCGTTACGTACTTCAGCAGTCACGTTATCGTTATGACCCAACCGCCATTGAGGAGGATCTCGGTGACGATGCAGTGAAGTCAAGTACATACGGTCTTAAGAACCTTGAGTATATCCTCAGTCATTTTGATGAGTGGATTCCAGACGGTACTGATGGTACTCGTAAGGCTAAGCTCTATCGTCAAATGGTTTCTCAAGCTTACGGTTATGCTCGTAATGTCTATGCTGTCATTGGTGGTATCAAGCTGAATCAGACCACAGAGTCTTCTGGTATTCCTCGTTATGAGGTGATGCCTAAGGAGAAACAGCGTGCTGCTGCAATGTGGTTGTTACAGGAAGCACGCAAGTTTGGTAAGCGTGGTGTTGAGAGTATTGAGAATCGTCTACCTCAGATTAACTCTCATCCTTACAAAACATTGGCAGGTGGAATTCAGGAAATGGCTCTTTCAGCAACTGCACGTTTAGCATTGAGCTATTATGCTGACTCTACTTCTTATTCTCCATTGGAGTATTGCGAAGACACGTATAATAATGTTTGGGCTAAGACAATCGCTGGTGATGAGAATCTCGACGATGATGATATCGCCATGCAGCAACTCTATGTTGAACGTCTGAAGGCTAACATTGTAGAGGTTAAACAGGTTGGTAAGGTGCGCAGCTTGCGTGATGACAAGCAGGATGTGGCTTTCCTTGGCTTTGGTGTTGGTTATGGTGAACCAGAGACGATGTGGACTGAGACCATCGACCGCACTGCCGAATATGTATTCCACTATGCACAGAAGCTTCAGAAACTTCTTGAGGAACGCATTAAGACAACGAAGGACACAACTATCAAATCTCAATATGAGTTGATGTATGCACGTGTTCAGCGTTATATGAATGATTAATCTTCCGTGTTAACATACATTTCAGAGGGTATATCTTAGACGTTAGTGTCTTGGATATACCCTCTTTTTTTTGAGTCGTTTAAAACCGAAGATGACGGCCTTCGATTAATTGAACTTAGTAGGTAAAAGGTGAAGAAAGTTTTTGGCCTATATGACAAAAATGTGCTTAAAATCCTTGTAACTATCTAATAATCATTATCTTTGTTTTATTTATATTTTTATGGCAAAAAATCTGCTTTTATTGTGGCTCAAAATCGACTATAAAACGTGGTCATCTTAATGGTAGTCAACGCTGGTATTGTAAGTGCTGTAAGAGGAGCTTTGTTGGACATAATCGCCTTACCAATACCATTGTCAATAATCGTTATTCCAAGGGTAATCTAACAGTCAAAGATCTATCAGAGGAGTACGGAGTTTCAACCAGGACAATTTATAGAAAACTCACCAAATCTTATAAAGAAGAACTTCCCAACCTTCTTGTTCGCCCTGTAGTGGTTTTAATGGATGCCACCTATTGGGGACGTAATTTTGGTGTCGTTATCATGAAGGATTCATTGTCTGGTGATGTACTTTGGTTTAAGTTTATCAATAGGCATGAACGTCTTGAAGACTATAAGGAGGGCATAAGCTACTTGGAGTCACTTGGGTATACCATTCAAGGGCTTGTATGCGATGGTTTTAAGGGACTTAGGCAAGCTTTTCCCAATTATAAATTCCAATTATGCCAGTTCCATCAAGTAATGACTATAAAGACAAAACTAACTTCAAGACCCAAGCTTGAGGCTTCAAAAGAACTGCTTGAATTATCCAAGATGTTATGTCATACGGACAAGGAGTCCTTTATTGGGGCTTTAAAGGAATGGTACACCAAGTGGGAGGATTTTCTTAAGGAACGGACAACAACAGAAGATGGAAAATCACATTATACTCATAAAGCTCTACGTAGTGCTTTTTTGAGCCTTAAAAGGAATATGTCGTCATTGTGGACATACTATGATTACCCTGAATTGAAGATGCCAAATACAAACAATGCCATTGAATCACTCAATGCAGATTTAAAGACAAAATTGAACCTACACAAGGGGATCAGTATGGAAAGAAGAAAGATCTTCATCCAAGACTTTATAAAGTCCCATTCTCCTAAGAAATAAAAGGGGAATGGGAGATTTTAAGCACATTTTTGTCACATAAGAGAAAACGACGCTAAAATAAGCACACTTTTGTCACATAAGCCAAGTTTTTTAATTGATGTATCTTCGCCCATTTGACCATGGAAGAATAATTGGTCCTCAAGTATTTGGAGCGATGGATGTTTGGTGTTGATGAAATGGCATACGAAGGCACTGAGCGAAGGGAGGTTTAGTAAGAAATCTACTTTTTATAAGTCAATCTAATTCCTCTTACTCATACAAGTTGTTATAAAGACTTGTAAATGGTTTTATATCTTGTTTTATTCAGTCTGAATACATGGTATAATAAGCTTTTTGTTGACTTTCAAAGCCTTGTCATCGAATTATTTTCATGAAAATATTTTTTTTTTCATGAAGAAAAATATTTCTTGTCGTGAAAATAATTATTTCTTTTCATGTGAATAATTTGGTTTGAACCATAAATAAGCCCTTCGTAAATAGCTTTGTATTTGCGAAGGGCTTATCTTTTATAGTGGGTTATATGCTTGGTAAATTGTTGAACTATTGGCTTTTACGCAATCTATAATCTGCTCTTTTCAGCCTGTCCAGCACCTGTTCCCTTATATTTACTGCGTGAAGTGTTGAACTTATAGGTAACAGTTAGAACAAACTGACGGCTGTCGTATGTACTAATCTGTTGTGTCTCCATTGACTCTGTGTAACTAATTCCTCCTTCTTTTTGGGTATGGAATAAGTCTGTACCACCAATGCGAAGTGCGAGTCTGTCCTTTAGGAAGGATTTGGTAAGGCTGATGTCGACGTTTCCTGAGTTTCGTACAACGGAGCCAATTTCAGCATCACCGCTCTTGATGTAGTATGACTCCATTGACAACAACCAACCTTTTCCAAAGTCAAAGTTGTTGTTGAAGCTGAATTGCCAGATAGGCTTGTTCAGTTTATACGTCTTCGTACTTGTATGTAATGTGAGCCATTGCTTCTTCATTAATGCCGTGAACTCAGGTGTCCAGATGCCTATTGTTGGCGAAAAAGCCAACTGAGTAGATATCGTCTTGATACTTGGAAGATTCGTGTAGGTAAGGCGTGTGATGGCTGAGTTATGACTGTCTTGTTCGCTCCAGTAGACAATGGCGTGGCGACGGTCATTGTAAGAAATGCCAAACTGGATGAACTTCCACATTGCTCCTAAGCTTATGGTGTGGATGTATTCGTGCTGAAGCCGTGGATTACCCGACTGCATCAAGAAACGGTTGCCGTATGTAACGTTATTACTTAACTGTCGGTAAGAAGGGCGACGTGTTCTCGCAGCATAGCTTAATTGCATCTGTAGGCCGCCTATCTGTGTAGCTGCAGAGATGCTTGGGAATAGGTTGCTGAACGAACGACTTTGATTAGCAATGTGCTGTCCGTTCTCATAATAGTTGAAGCGTACCGCCTCCCAGCGTAGACCTGCTGTCAACTGGCAGATTGATAGCTGGTGTTTGTATTCCATGAAAGGAGCTATATTCGACTCCTTTAGCTGTGCGGATGAACTTGGAATATAGTTTTCCGGATTGCTATATGCGTCATTGC harbors:
- a CDS encoding PKD-like domain-containing protein — encoded protein: MVKKYLFILAATALTFTSCIKDDSTEGGDGVSVISLQTPLNSSYTLNQGDTLKINPAVLQSNGKQKLTYEWEINHKLVSSDSALVYPIQNSGSYTGRLRLSNGQNIQIYEFNVNVEYAYTKGVYLLAENNSKSILSYVPTEDVNKSFHLDVLAPNNPNINFGTPCSMAWNKTIGGQANNVLIIAAGNPSTLYQLDGYEMLSLFQTPVGEKVIQVEANSDPGAPKAMAITKNNLYSLGLNTTNLISQTSRFTSSTGGSVTFANRMTPWWRDDLFYAHGDAYFDNAHGSLLAMAIENTSVSAEILKGTFTGDTLVGMGSVNKQRNLALITNQASTGTFYFTYIFPGYYSSTADKRIAANVLYRVAMPSTSGIANRSVVRSARSKNIVYYTNGNAVYAHNVLANSNFPTAALFTVGSSSEKIVDMVFSDDDNLIYVATNDTSASMPGSLYCYDTQTNALRWSKQHITGRIVKALFRNK
- a CDS encoding DUF4843 domain-containing protein — its product is MYKSITNFFAIGVIALSLAACSNDEYKGEYSKDGTFEGANQVYFDLNNASDTLYNYSFGTQPTSVMSDTVTVKVKLAGVRKSQAQHYKVVVDPSSSAKAGVHFEAINSDQVIPADSLASSFRVVLLRQNLSDTKNENIRLVLRLEASDDLGVRFPNALKRTITFDNVLEKPYWWDNPTLQAMGLPAYTPAKYRYLLSLYNSDASEIEKAIRNTRSWTQLYRNIQKLKAYFAANPE
- a CDS encoding zinc-dependent metalloprotease; amino-acid sequence: MIRMNFSFKNSLLGGALLLLLVSQSTIAKADDDKSKSKPKKETKYDRLFKDKKTETARSKFITVHKLDNKIYFELPRTLLKKQMMLGGVVNSTTDASTVTVGSTSSNPVLFYFDIQDSSVVMKTPNNVLFKENANSADLDNALSLNYRDGIWQGFNIMAYNNDSSAVVFDVTSLLGKPTNLISVMPTKNGNYSIKATPKPELSFIRGIKSFDTNIIVNNDFTYGVSTSLMSMPIGGERPTTVGVSYSVALVPESAMRPRIMDSRIGVNYSVRLGIPKEGASTKRIFYSHRWNLVPKDKKAYAKGKLAQPVNPIRFYLDNTFPEAWKQPIREGVLEWNKAFEKIGFKNAIEVVDFPQKQGDFDPDNIQYSCIRYIPSGSSSAPKSDIHVNPNTGEIMAASMFIYSDVEKLLHKWRLIETGAVDPSVRSNRLSAAKFAEGLKMLVTKETGSMLGLLDNLGASATYSTDSLRNARFTNTMGLAPSVMDDVHYNYVAQPTDNGVRLAPTGLGMYDYFTIDWNYRYFDTDNVSINDEKNTLEAFVDKKVTNPRLRYYAERNAKWDPRLAAGALGNDMIASANLANKNYTIVENNLSKWIKNDEDTRIKDQLYLQISQNRYALFKQVLSNVGGMYLNNMKISAGVPQYQVVSKELQRRSLLWCLQEAMNFKKYANRDFERKGYLSVSYYDQSLEFMGYDLMAARMRVAITSYLNPNSYTQKEYFDDIYNTLFKSVAEMRAPSQGERVLQRAFMSQAQSVVSKATGNGGSGGGSGSSMALKGDDLGATPGFGDPSQNLAPTVDITLADNSELYFYNCLLKLRTALEKCLKANLPLEARTHYEMMLFKINKTMEVKK
- a CDS encoding zinc-dependent metalloprotease — its product is MKSVHVTLLAVGFLSLSLSAQAFPFFKKKKKKATTTTSVVKKDAYERILTEEKTDSAKGPFVSFYRTGEKLLMELPPSSIGRDMLIGATISSVSSPQFAEVGTRAGSVSHVRFVEKDSSIVMQAINSELLDALPAGNAKQAQATNYRNLDFYSFPIKARNKKTGGILFDVSSFFLRESKYFPVIAKIAGPYRVDADLKPEWIKVTSLKSFANNACISMERNYVTNMTGNSGNVAISNHPVSIGVQFTLALLPEDKMTPRLSDTRLGYFLTPKSIVNDSLIDHASFINRWRLEPKDPAAYFAGQLSEPVKPIVFYIDNAFPEKWKPAMRNAVLRWNKAFERIGFKNVMQAVDFPTNDPNFDPDNFQYSCIRYLPTATENAMGPSWVDPRTGEIITATVLVYNDVVNVINSWRFIQTSQLDPAARTLDMPDSILLPTLEYIVTHEVGHTLGLMHNMASSAAIPTDSLRSASFTQKYGTTASIMDYARFNYVAQPTDKGVSLTPPELGVYDKYAIEWGYRVFPNSKSFRDDVKPLMALVESHDNDPMYRYVLQQSRYRYDPTAIEEDLGDDAVKSSTYGLKNLEYILSHFDEWIPDGTDGTRKAKLYRQMVSQAYGYARNVYAVIGGIKLNQTTESSGIPRYEVMPKEKQRAAAMWLLQEARKFGKRGVESIENRLPQINSHPYKTLAGGIQEMALSATARLALSYYADSTSYSPLEYCEDTYNNVWAKTIAGDENLDDDDIAMQQLYVERLKANIVEVKQVGKVRSLRDDKQDVAFLGFGVGYGEPETMWTETIDRTAEYVFHYAQKLQKLLEERIKTTKDTTIKSQYELMYARVQRYMND
- a CDS encoding IS256 family transposase, variant Zn-binding type, whose product is MCFYCGSKSTIKRGHLNGSQRWYCKCCKRSFVGHNRLTNTIVNNRYSKGNLTVKDLSEEYGVSTRTIYRKLTKSYKEELPNLLVRPVVVLMDATYWGRNFGVVIMKDSLSGDVLWFKFINRHERLEDYKEGISYLESLGYTIQGLVCDGFKGLRQAFPNYKFQLCQFHQVMTIKTKLTSRPKLEASKELLELSKMLCHTDKESFIGALKEWYTKWEDFLKERTTTEDGKSHYTHKALRSAFLSLKRNMSSLWTYYDYPELKMPNTNNAIESLNADLKTKLNLHKGISMERRKIFIQDFIKSHSPKK